GCCTCCATACGATTAACACGTTCAAACCGTTCGATATTAGGCCCAAAGAGGGACACCTCTCAGAGTCTCCGCTTCGGTCACCCTACATCCGGCGATTCACGGATCGGGAACTCTTCGTGGCGACTGGACTCCTGAATAGCATTGCGTTCGATTTCCTGATGCGGACCAAGGTCGAGACGCACATCATCAAGCGTGAGCTACTGGAATCCCAGCTACCACGCCTCACCGACGGAGATGACTGGTTCCATTATATCGCTGAACGAGCTGCCCGGTTGAACTGTTACGGGGAAGAATTCAAAGAAATTCGTGAGCGACTCAGCGGAATCGAGGCAGCGGTAGAAGATCAAGAGCGCAGAGAATTACAGGCTGAAATCGACGCGGCCGCATTCCACGCGTATGGCCTGGAACGTCGTGACGTGAAGTTTGTCCTCGACGACTTCCATCGCGTTGAGAATCCGAAGCTGATGGACGAGATGTACTTCGATCTGATCTTGGAGAAATATGATCTGCTGGACCAGAAGGGGCCCCTACCGTAGCTCCCGAATCACTGTCCGACAACCCCCAGCATACGAGCTTCGCTTGTACATCACTCTCTCCCATCAGTTTTGTCTGGTATTCAGTAGAGGCTTCAACGTTCTCTTCCAAGAACTCCTCAAGCTGACTGAGGAACTCCACAGTCGGCCACTCTGGGAAGGAGTCGTACTGCTCGTTCTGGCGAAAGATCTCCCGTAGAATTCGGTCTTCATCTGTGTTCGCCAGCTTTACCTCCTGCAGCCGCTCTTCGATGTCGGTAGCCCATTCTCCTAGCGTTTCGAACTCTTCGACAGGCGCCGGCTCATCGCCGTGATTCGGCTGAACGTAGTGACTGATGAAATCGAGGATCGTCTCCTGTTCCTTCGAGAAGGCCTCTCCCTGTTTGAAGGCTCCCTCAACCTGGCCTTCTCGAATCACCTCCAGACGCTCGTCAAGCACTGCTTGAATCTCCTCACGGTTCGACAACACCGTATCTGGATTTCCGGTGATCGGTTCGCCGTCAACTGAAGGGTCAATGTTGAGCGTGCTCACGGGCCGCTCTTTGACCTCGTCGGCGAAGGGCTTGTAGTAGAAAGCACGACGGACGCGACCAAGCGGGGACTCGTGGTCATCATCGTCGAACCAGAGGTGGGCAAGGGCGAACACGCCCGGACGAGGACCGGCATCGTGGTCAGTTACATTCGTGTAGAGGAATTCTCGTTCTTCGGGCGGGTCATCGAAGAAGTCCTCAGCGTACTCGAAGTCTTCCGCAGTCAGATCGTAATCCTCGTTCAGTTCTCGCTTCAGAAGGTACCGCTCGAACGCAGCATGTTCATTACTCCCAGCATTGCGGAGGAGCGGATTCTTGCTCGTGTCGTCGAGTTCATTCACGTCGTCAATTTCACGGGACTTCTGGAGAGAGTCCTCAATCTCGTCCACCTGTAATTCCCCGATTGTCTTCTCCGTGTCTACACCTGTCTTTTCGAGAATCTGGTCTTCGTTCGGATCGAGGATATTGTTCTCCTTTCCGACGATGAGCGCGATATCGTTGATTTTTGCCTGCAGGCGTTTCAGGAGCTTAATCGCCGCCTCGATGTCGCCGTCCGGGTAGAAGTTGTGGACGTGTTTCTCGGCGGTACTCCCGATCCGGTCGACTCGCCCGACACGCTGGACAATCCGCATCGGGTTCCACGGCAGGTCGTAATTGACCACCACATGAACGTCCTGGAGATTAACCCCTTCACTCAGCGTGTCAGTGGCCACTACGTACTGTAGCTCTGAGTCCCCCGACTCGGCGAGCGTTTGCTGGTAGCCTGACGCCTCGGGAGCAAAGCGTTGAATGATGTCCTGTTTATTCTCGTCGCCACCCTTGACGACGGCACTGTTCGCCTCTGTGAGTGGTGAATCCTCGTTGTCACAGAGGGTTCGATAGACGTAGTCTGCAGTTGCCCGATACTGTGTGAAGATGAGCACCTTCTGATCGTGGTTAGTGAGGACATCTGCAAGTCGGTCGATCTTCGGGTCGCGGAACTCGCGGAGTGAAAAGACGGCCTCGTAAAAGTCGCGTGTGGCGGGGTCGACTTCGCTCAGGTCACTATTCGGGTAGAGAATCGGATTCATCTCTTCTTCAGGAATATCTGGGAGGACACCAGCGTCGTGGTCAGCGAGCCATTGCCGCGTGGAAACCGCATAATCACTCACATCACCCGCATCACGGGCGACATCACCGATGAACTGCGAGAGGAAATACGAGAGAAGGGTGAGGTCCTCCCTGATGTACGTCTTCACCTCGCCGATGGTGGCGTCTGCCAGTTCATCTCCCTCGGTATCAGCTCCTTCTTCCGCTTGAATAGCGGTGGTATCGAAACCGAATTCTTCGAGTGTTTGTTCGAGATCTTCAGCAGCGTCGGCTCCTTCGACAAAGTCACCGAGTTCAGAGTCATCCCCTTCCCGAACAGTTCGGAGCATATCGATGTCTTCGTCCTCGGGAAGTTCACCAAGAAGGCCGAGAAGCTGGCGTTCGCTCTGATGTAGCGTCTCGATCGACTGGACGAACGCGTACGTTGAGGACTCGAGCCGTTTGAGGAGGTTCAGCTTGTAGAGGGCTTTCAGCGTGCTCCCCGCTTTCGGGTTTTTGACTGTGATGTGGGGAAGGTGGAGAGCGTCCATCACGTCGGGAAGCATCCGATACACTGGCTGGTAGGCCGCCGGCAGGGAGTACTGTTGCTTGTTGAGTTTCGGCGGCTTGAAGCTCATCTCGAAGTCTTCGCTGTCCTGAATCTGGTCTTTGACGTGCTTGCGCGTCCGAAGAACCATCACTTCGTTCAG
Above is a window of Halorussus vallis DNA encoding:
- a CDS encoding helicase-related protein, whose amino-acid sequence is MLSLPPLVDNANRTLEDAYKRIIPQIEEGRIATGYFYLSGFDLYREDLENLADPDELGHAPLRILMGRQTNRGTADEIGEGQNLKEELKREVRESISELNNAQIGRLDRLRDFIAEGEVSVRVRNPENGYFHAKGASFRAPLEDDEDWGQDEDEDTRPCATVVGSSNFTKSGHQNNIELNLTSQDRHKAEAFEEWYDNQWANAEEFSEEIIRIIENSDEYQDWKEQQEDESDKETSSEELGTYLEPFELYKLLAYDELSGNVNIRDSPLYYFQKLGYESAKEKLSQFNGCIVSDSVGLGKSFIGGELLHDYRQHGDHCLLIVPANLTDQWEDLLQHDTDEDGNPYFGLEVDGTHLDVMSISKFQNLSYDEVQDLKDEFDVLLIDEAHRFRNYGKWRPNPDHDDDYKGTRRHANLRQLRGKTMIMLTATPINNSATDLKNLISLFTSPEELRNKASLDFDAFDEYIELSETRKRIAAGKEEVCDDEQQKITEQLQRHSSEISNILNEVMVLRTRKHVKDQIQDSEDFEMSFKPPKLNKQQYSLPAAYQPVYRMLPDVMDALHLPHITVKNPKAGSTLKALYKLNLLKRLESSTYAFVQSIETLHQSERQLLGLLGELPEDEDIDMLRTVREGDDSELGDFVEGADAAEDLEQTLEEFGFDTTAIQAEEGADTEGDELADATIGEVKTYIREDLTLLSYFLSQFIGDVARDAGDVSDYAVSTRQWLADHDAGVLPDIPEEEMNPILYPNSDLSEVDPATRDFYEAVFSLREFRDPKIDRLADVLTNHDQKVLIFTQYRATADYVYRTLCDNEDSPLTEANSAVVKGGDENKQDIIQRFAPEASGYQQTLAESGDSELQYVVATDTLSEGVNLQDVHVVVNYDLPWNPMRIVQRVGRVDRIGSTAEKHVHNFYPDGDIEAAIKLLKRLQAKINDIALIVGKENNILDPNEDQILEKTGVDTEKTIGELQVDEIEDSLQKSREIDDVNELDDTSKNPLLRNAGSNEHAAFERYLLKRELNEDYDLTAEDFEYAEDFFDDPPEEREFLYTNVTDHDAGPRPGVFALAHLWFDDDDHESPLGRVRRAFYYKPFADEVKERPVSTLNIDPSVDGEPITGNPDTVLSNREEIQAVLDERLEVIREGQVEGAFKQGEAFSKEQETILDFISHYVQPNHGDEPAPVEEFETLGEWATDIEERLQEVKLANTDEDRILREIFRQNEQYDSFPEWPTVEFLSQLEEFLEENVEASTEYQTKLMGESDVQAKLVCWGLSDSDSGATVGAPSGPADHISPRSDRSTSRPSASDSQRDGSRRGQTSRHDVPGHTRGMRPRRFQPVILCALDLLPLPRFR